One genomic segment of Catalinimonas alkaloidigena includes these proteins:
- the pdhA gene encoding pyruvate dehydrogenase (acetyl-transferring) E1 component subunit alpha, protein MKIQKTPNKKLKPKNKSKGAQDHALHLLRQMLLIRRFEEKAAELYTSLNIRGFLHLYIGEEAVAVGVMEALKQEDAVVATYREHGQALARGVAANTIMAEMYGKQEGCSRGRGGSMHLFDARTRFYGGNAIVGGGLPLAVGLALADKIQQKPQVTCCFFGEGAIAEGEFHETMNLAVLWQLPVLFLCENNLYAMGTALERSESKTNLIEKSKSYGVEAGSVDGMNVLAVEEAAKKAVRYVRSQQKPYFLECRTYRFRAHSMFDAELYRNKSEVEGWKKKDPISTFVELMKNKQLITAQDIKRIEKEVAQQVHEAVDFAEQGSWEPVEDLSRFVYSEQES, encoded by the coding sequence ATGAAAATTCAAAAAACACCGAACAAGAAACTTAAACCTAAGAATAAGTCTAAGGGAGCGCAGGATCATGCCCTTCATCTGCTTCGCCAGATGTTACTGATCCGTCGGTTTGAAGAGAAGGCGGCGGAATTGTACACCTCCTTGAACATAAGGGGTTTTCTGCATCTCTATATTGGTGAAGAGGCAGTAGCTGTAGGCGTGATGGAAGCGCTGAAGCAGGAAGACGCCGTAGTGGCTACCTACCGGGAGCATGGTCAGGCGCTCGCCAGAGGTGTAGCTGCCAATACCATCATGGCTGAAATGTATGGTAAGCAGGAAGGCTGCAGCCGGGGCAGGGGAGGGTCCATGCATTTGTTTGATGCCCGCACCCGCTTTTATGGGGGTAATGCCATTGTGGGTGGAGGATTACCCTTGGCTGTGGGGTTGGCGCTGGCTGATAAGATACAGCAAAAGCCTCAGGTTACCTGCTGTTTTTTTGGGGAAGGAGCCATTGCTGAAGGAGAATTTCACGAGACCATGAACCTCGCAGTCCTTTGGCAATTGCCGGTACTTTTTCTTTGTGAGAACAATCTCTATGCCATGGGAACAGCCTTAGAAAGGTCAGAGTCAAAGACTAATTTGATTGAAAAATCTAAAAGCTATGGTGTGGAAGCAGGCTCAGTAGATGGAATGAATGTGCTTGCGGTAGAAGAGGCCGCAAAAAAAGCTGTTCGTTATGTGCGAAGCCAGCAGAAACCATATTTTCTGGAATGCAGGACGTACCGCTTTAGAGCGCATTCCATGTTTGATGCCGAGTTATACAGAAATAAATCAGAGGTAGAAGGCTGGAAGAAGAAAGATCCGATTTCCACCTTTGTTGAGCTGATGAAAAATAAGCAGCTGATTACAGCACAAGATATTAAGAGGATAGAAAAAGAAGTAGCACAGCAAGTGCATGAGGCAGTAGACTTTGCCGAGCAGGGGAGCTGGGAGCCCGTTGAAGACCTTAGCCGATTTGTTTATTCAGAACAGGAATCATAA
- a CDS encoding MBL fold metallo-hydrolase, giving the protein MEVKQFYDEALAQGSYAILSEGEIALIDPGRDPQAYLDYAREHSAQIVAVFETHPHADFVSSHLEFYEKHGAVIYINSKVGVSYPHHAMDDREEVNIGKVKIHALYTPGHSPDHNSYLLLDEQAHPYSVFTGDTLFVGDVGRPDLREGAGMIHAKREELAHQMYHTIHQVFKKLNDEVIVYPAHGAGSLCGKNMRAETFSTIGEEKRHNWAFQVTDENKFVEFLLDDQPYIPQYFPYDVEINRTGAAPLEESIKGIPQHHEAASLEAGLPIVDARAEMLFKKGHLKGAINIQEGEKFETWLGSIISPDKQFYLLVNDEAQQERLIRRAAKIGYETQIKAIITAPHYFQERSQILDVENLRLHPEMYTIIDVRATSEVVGKRIFSHAINIPLAELRQRISEIPLDKPVVVHCVGGYRSEIGASILEGILLETKVYDLGEEVNRFQAASASHT; this is encoded by the coding sequence ATGGAAGTAAAGCAGTTTTATGACGAAGCATTGGCGCAAGGCTCTTACGCTATTCTGAGCGAGGGGGAAATAGCGCTTATTGATCCGGGCAGAGATCCCCAAGCTTACCTGGATTATGCCCGGGAACATAGTGCCCAGATAGTAGCGGTGTTTGAAACCCATCCTCATGCCGATTTTGTAAGCAGCCATCTGGAGTTTTACGAAAAGCATGGTGCCGTCATCTATATCAACTCCAAAGTAGGGGTTTCCTATCCCCATCATGCAATGGATGACAGAGAGGAAGTAAATATTGGAAAAGTAAAAATACATGCTCTATACACACCCGGACATTCGCCCGACCACAATTCTTATCTGCTGCTTGACGAACAAGCTCATCCCTATTCAGTTTTTACCGGAGATACCTTATTTGTGGGGGATGTAGGCAGACCAGATCTAAGAGAAGGTGCGGGAATGATCCATGCTAAACGTGAAGAACTGGCACATCAAATGTATCATACCATTCATCAGGTTTTTAAGAAATTGAATGATGAAGTGATCGTGTATCCAGCCCATGGCGCGGGTTCACTCTGTGGTAAAAATATGCGCGCAGAAACTTTTAGTACTATCGGAGAAGAAAAGAGACACAACTGGGCCTTTCAGGTTACGGATGAAAATAAGTTCGTAGAATTTTTACTGGATGACCAGCCCTACATACCACAATATTTTCCCTATGATGTTGAAATTAACCGTACAGGGGCAGCTCCCCTGGAAGAAAGTATCAAAGGAATTCCTCAACATCATGAGGCAGCCTCATTGGAAGCGGGCTTGCCGATAGTAGATGCAAGAGCAGAAATGCTGTTCAAAAAAGGACATTTAAAAGGAGCAATTAATATACAGGAAGGAGAGAAGTTTGAAACCTGGTTAGGTTCCATCATTTCTCCTGATAAGCAGTTCTATTTGCTGGTAAATGACGAGGCTCAGCAGGAAAGGCTCATAAGGCGAGCAGCCAAGATTGGCTACGAAACACAAATCAAAGCCATCATCACTGCACCGCACTATTTCCAGGAAAGGAGTCAAATCTTAGATGTAGAAAATTTAAGACTACATCCGGAAATGTATACCATTATAGACGTGCGAGCGACTTCTGAAGTAGTAGGGAAAAGAATATTCTCCCACGCCATTAACATTCCTTTAGCAGAATTACGACAGCGAATTTCGGAAATACCTCTTGATAAGCCAGTGGTGGTACATTGTGTTGGAGGGTATCGCTCTGAGATTGGAGCCAGCATACTGGAAGGTATACTCCTGGAAACAAAAGTATATGATCTGGGAGAAGAAGTGAACAGGTTTCAGGCAGCTTCGGCTTCACACACATAG
- a CDS encoding universal stress protein — MKSFKRILVPTDFSETANNALIYAIDFARQAGAELLLLHAYQLPVPPSYHYPVGYYEAVKPEEFKKAADKRMKILQQDFLYAPKVPFECITRLGAATNSIESIATERNVDLLIMGSRKAAGAKAWFGSVTTHTVKHSMAPVLVIPQEVRFNPPQKLVLATDLLPIQHLKVLDTLKVMARLFKASIEVLHIHPEKEEYTRQQTKFRETLSTYLGDATDIIHLRHEHVNEGIQQFLDKNQADMLVMLSQQHGLLNQLMHSSKTKYMIFHTHKPLLVLK, encoded by the coding sequence ATGAAATCCTTCAAACGTATACTTGTGCCTACTGACTTCTCTGAAACAGCAAACAATGCGCTCATCTATGCTATTGATTTTGCACGCCAGGCAGGTGCAGAACTCCTGCTGTTGCATGCTTATCAGCTCCCTGTACCACCTTCCTATCATTATCCTGTGGGTTATTATGAAGCTGTTAAGCCTGAAGAGTTTAAGAAGGCAGCAGACAAAAGGATGAAAATCCTGCAGCAGGATTTCCTTTATGCTCCCAAAGTTCCTTTTGAGTGCATCACCAGACTGGGGGCAGCTACAAATAGTATTGAAAGTATAGCTACAGAGAGGAATGTGGATTTGTTGATCATGGGCAGCCGAAAAGCTGCAGGTGCAAAAGCCTGGTTTGGAAGTGTAACCACCCATACCGTGAAGCATAGCATGGCCCCGGTATTGGTCATTCCTCAGGAAGTGCGATTCAATCCTCCTCAAAAGCTGGTATTGGCCACTGACCTGCTTCCTATCCAGCATCTCAAAGTACTGGATACGCTTAAAGTAATGGCCAGGCTGTTTAAAGCCAGCATAGAAGTTTTGCACATCCATCCGGAAAAAGAAGAGTATACTCGGCAACAAACGAAATTTCGTGAGACTTTAAGTACTTATCTGGGTGATGCGACTGACATCATCCATCTCAGGCATGAACATGTGAACGAAGGTATTCAACAGTTCCTGGATAAAAATCAGGCAGATATGCTGGTAATGCTATCTCAGCAACATGGACTTTTAAATCAGCTGATGCATAGCAGCAAAACAAAGTACATGATTTTCCATACTCATAAACCATTGTTGGTGCTTAAATAA
- a CDS encoding phosphoribosyltransferase: MKYLDRRDAAVQMLKALNQYRDVANGVVLALPRGGVPVARYIADHLHWPLDVAIVKKIKHPFYPEFALGAVSTSGYVINSQGDISGEYIENEVHRLEKVIKEKYLLYRGSKKPVKLNNKTVMLIDDGMATGSSMLAAINLTEKENPKQLVVAIPVASEDAYSKIFNEVDAVFCLQVSSNFQAVSQYYEAFPQVTDEEVITLLQ; this comes from the coding sequence ATGAAATATCTTGACCGAAGAGATGCAGCTGTGCAAATGTTGAAAGCGCTAAATCAATATCGAGATGTAGCGAACGGAGTTGTGTTGGCATTACCACGGGGTGGTGTACCTGTTGCAAGATATATTGCGGATCATCTGCACTGGCCTCTGGATGTTGCCATTGTTAAAAAAATCAAGCATCCTTTTTATCCTGAGTTTGCTTTAGGCGCTGTAAGTACCTCTGGCTATGTTATCAATAGCCAGGGAGATATTTCTGGTGAATATATTGAAAATGAGGTTCACCGCTTAGAAAAAGTTATCAAGGAAAAATACCTGCTCTACAGAGGAAGCAAAAAGCCTGTTAAGCTAAACAATAAAACTGTGATGCTGATAGATGATGGCATGGCAACCGGAAGTAGTATGCTGGCTGCTATTAACCTGACAGAGAAGGAAAATCCTAAACAGCTAGTGGTAGCTATTCCGGTAGCTTCTGAGGATGCCTATTCTAAAATATTCAATGAAGTTGATGCCGTATTTTGCTTGCAGGTCTCGAGCAATTTTCAGGCAGTTAGCCAATATTATGAAGCGTTTCCTCAGGTGACAGATGAGGAAGTTATCACCCTCTTGCAATAA
- a CDS encoding acyl carrier protein: MKERILQLLKKTAPEVNLSELDPKAKLREELDIDSIDWLNLIVSIDEELGIDIPESDYDQLTTLDEMIHYLSRIKHE; the protein is encoded by the coding sequence ATGAAAGAAAGGATTTTACAATTGCTAAAAAAAACTGCACCAGAGGTGAATTTAAGTGAGCTTGATCCCAAAGCCAAGCTCAGGGAAGAGCTGGACATAGATTCAATTGACTGGCTAAACCTGATCGTATCCATAGATGAAGAACTGGGAATAGATATTCCAGAATCTGATTACGATCAACTCACCACTTTGGATGAGATGATCCACTACCTTTCGCGAATCAAGCATGAATGA
- a CDS encoding phosphoribosylpyrophosphate synthetase: MNTMSSTMNDLRKRGYVEDFRLEKLGLQHTDSKLQIRPEEFVIDEVYGYEGMPNPEDEGVLYAITSAKYHLKGILRNTGQWIWDIL; encoded by the coding sequence ATGAATACGATGAGCAGTACCATGAACGATCTACGCAAACGTGGATATGTTGAAGATTTCAGGCTTGAGAAACTAGGATTACAGCATACTGATAGCAAGCTGCAAATCAGACCGGAGGAATTCGTCATTGATGAGGTGTATGGGTATGAGGGTATGCCAAACCCTGAGGATGAAGGGGTGCTTTACGCTATTACTTCTGCTAAGTACCATCTTAAAGGAATACTGAGGAATACGGGTCAGTGGATATGGGATATACTCTGA
- a CDS encoding dihydrolipoamide acetyltransferase family protein, protein MGEFRMPSLGADMKAATLVEWHVKEGAHVRRGDIIADVETEKGDIDVEVYEEGTLEKILVQPGEKLPVGTLMAYVRSEGEPSWEQLQTKQGESILKASSEAAQPELSEGTASVSTETKSTPKVETDLIQSLESEERIKASPLAKMIATENHIDLHEVQGTRPNGAIGRADVERYMHQKTDKAPAEQPERSLQAPATTMRKAIANAMAKSNREIPHYYLDTHIDMSHALEWMEAENRNRPVKERLLNSVLLIKAVALALTEVPELNGYWIDNELKIQEAIHIGFAIALRRGGLITPAIHHADTKSLDELMENLKDLTQRTREGRLRSSELSDATITLTSLGDRGVETVYGVIYPPQVALIGFGKILDQVWVAQGMLGIRPLVHATLAADHRASDGHQGARFLDALSHYLQDIPQLLN, encoded by the coding sequence ATGGGTGAATTTAGAATGCCAAGTCTAGGCGCAGATATGAAAGCAGCCACCCTGGTGGAATGGCATGTGAAGGAAGGTGCACATGTCAGGCGGGGAGATATCATTGCCGATGTGGAAACGGAAAAAGGAGATATAGATGTAGAAGTCTACGAAGAGGGTACGCTTGAAAAAATTCTGGTGCAGCCCGGAGAGAAATTACCTGTGGGGACCCTCATGGCCTATGTTCGTTCAGAGGGTGAACCTTCCTGGGAGCAGCTACAAACGAAACAAGGAGAAAGTATTTTGAAAGCCAGCTCGGAAGCAGCGCAGCCTGAGCTATCTGAAGGTACTGCATCGGTAAGTACTGAGACTAAATCAACACCCAAAGTGGAAACTGACTTAATTCAGTCCCTGGAGTCAGAAGAACGGATCAAAGCTTCTCCACTGGCAAAGATGATTGCTACTGAAAATCACATTGATCTGCATGAAGTACAGGGTACCCGTCCGAACGGAGCTATTGGTCGTGCTGATGTGGAACGCTACATGCATCAGAAAACAGATAAAGCTCCGGCAGAACAGCCTGAACGATCTCTTCAGGCACCTGCTACTACGATGAGAAAGGCCATTGCCAATGCTATGGCAAAATCAAATCGTGAGATTCCCCATTATTATCTGGATACTCACATTGACATGAGCCATGCTTTAGAATGGATGGAAGCAGAAAACCGTAATCGTCCGGTGAAAGAGAGACTGTTGAATTCTGTTTTACTCATCAAAGCAGTGGCCCTAGCACTGACAGAAGTGCCTGAGCTGAATGGCTATTGGATAGATAATGAACTAAAGATACAGGAAGCGATCCACATAGGGTTTGCCATAGCCCTACGTAGAGGAGGGCTTATTACCCCGGCCATCCATCATGCTGATACCAAAAGCCTGGATGAACTGATGGAAAACCTTAAAGATCTTACCCAAAGAACCCGCGAGGGTAGATTAAGAAGCTCAGAGCTTAGCGATGCCACCATCACGCTTACCAGCCTGGGAGATAGGGGCGTAGAAACAGTGTACGGAGTCATTTACCCCCCTCAGGTGGCTCTGATAGGATTCGGAAAAATCCTGGACCAGGTCTGGGTGGCTCAGGGTATGTTAGGCATCAGGCCGCTGGTGCATGCCACCCTGGCTGCCGATCACCGCGCTTCGGACGGTCATCAGGGCGCACGTTTTCTGGATGCGCTATCACATTATTTACAGGATATACCCCAGCTATTAAACTAA
- a CDS encoding alpha-ketoacid dehydrogenase subunit beta encodes MTTDTLINTKITYREAMREAIREAMQQDESVFLMGEDVGRYGGSFAVSRGLLEEFGPERIRDTPLSESAFVGAGIGAALGGMRPIVEIMTVNFSLLALDQIMNNAATLLHMSGGQFNVPLVIRMATGGGKQLAAQHSHSLEGWYAHIPGIKILTPATLEDARWMLEKALADPDPVLIFENSTLYNREGTITAGKGTIDIDHAKVMRAGKDVSILTYGASLHKALDAAEQLANEGIDAEVLDLRVLRPLDEQTILASVSKTHRAIVVDEGWKSGSISAEISARISEKIFYELDAPVERICSAEVPIPYAAHLEMAALPQTGVIVEVTKNYMQRYG; translated from the coding sequence ATGACTACAGATACTCTCATAAACACTAAAATAACCTATCGCGAAGCGATGCGGGAGGCTATACGAGAAGCCATGCAGCAGGATGAAAGCGTCTTTTTGATGGGTGAGGATGTAGGCAGGTATGGTGGGAGTTTTGCCGTGAGCCGTGGTTTGCTGGAAGAATTCGGGCCAGAGCGCATCCGGGATACCCCTCTATCCGAATCCGCATTTGTAGGTGCAGGGATAGGAGCTGCGCTGGGAGGCATGCGCCCTATTGTAGAAATCATGACTGTCAACTTCAGCCTGCTGGCGCTGGACCAGATCATGAATAATGCCGCCACCCTGCTCCACATGTCGGGAGGGCAATTCAATGTGCCGCTGGTCATCAGGATGGCCACTGGTGGAGGAAAGCAGCTGGCTGCTCAACATTCACATAGCCTGGAAGGCTGGTATGCCCATATTCCAGGAATCAAGATATTGACACCTGCCACCCTTGAAGATGCTCGCTGGATGCTGGAAAAGGCCCTGGCAGATCCTGACCCTGTACTCATTTTTGAAAATTCCACTTTGTATAATAGGGAAGGGACGATTACAGCAGGAAAGGGCACCATTGATATTGATCATGCCAAAGTAATGAGAGCAGGCAAAGATGTCAGCATACTCACCTATGGTGCAAGCCTGCATAAAGCGCTGGATGCAGCCGAACAGCTGGCCAACGAAGGTATAGATGCAGAAGTGCTGGATCTGCGGGTGCTGAGGCCTTTGGATGAGCAAACCATACTGGCATCTGTAAGCAAAACGCATAGGGCTATCGTAGTAGATGAAGGATGGAAAAGTGGGAGCATCTCTGCGGAGATCAGCGCCAGAATCAGTGAAAAAATTTTCTATGAGCTGGATGCTCCGGTAGAGCGTATCTGCAGTGCAGAAGTACCTATACCCTATGCGGCCCATTTAGAAATGGCGGCGCTTCCACAAACAGGGGTAATCGTTGAGGTCACTAAAAATTATATGCAGCGTTATGGGTGA
- a CDS encoding adenosylcobalamin-dependent ribonucleoside-diphosphate reductase — MMNQHLTYKNQPTPLSKNALQVLESRYLRRDEKDKLIETPDEMFRRVAKAVAQAELKYGTDSDVANWEEKFYHLMRGLLFLPNSPTLMNAGLSAGQLSACFVLAVEDSLDAIFTTLKQAALIQQSGGGTGFNFSKLRPQGDLIRSTGGTSSGPVSFMKIFDASTEHIKQGGKRRGANMGMINIDHPDVEAFIQAKTDEKVLRNFNLSVGMRDAFMKAVEEDDNWALIHPVSGKVVKRVKAKRIWQLIVQCAWQRGDPGLVFLDSIQRSNPLSALGEINATNPCGEMPLLPFESCNLGSINLSRMLFREKDRVSIDWEGIARAVEIAVRFLDNVIDINHYFIPQVKEATLGSRKVGLGVMGWAEFLIQLGIPYQSVQALDLGARLMEFINQQSLKASVKLAKTRGPFKHWSKSTYFHQKVMVRNATRTSIAPTGSISIIAHTSSSIEPLFALVFQRENVLNGQRLLEINPLIIEQLQQHYGGNMPLLNKIRLSGNLSEIEEIPEATKKLFRTSLEIPFLYHLKHQRVFQKHTDNAVSKTINLPHEAKVEDVALAYKTAWQMGLKGITIYRYGSRKNQVLTTAVAQEKQPQLVEQSCKVCID, encoded by the coding sequence ATGATGAACCAGCATCTTACGTATAAAAATCAACCAACCCCACTTAGTAAAAACGCGCTGCAGGTACTGGAAAGCAGATACCTAAGAAGAGATGAAAAAGATAAACTGATTGAAACACCCGATGAAATGTTCAGGCGGGTAGCGAAAGCGGTTGCACAGGCTGAGTTGAAATATGGTACAGACAGTGACGTAGCCAATTGGGAAGAAAAATTTTACCACCTGATGCGTGGTTTATTGTTTTTGCCCAATTCTCCTACCCTCATGAACGCCGGCCTGTCGGCAGGACAGCTGAGCGCCTGCTTTGTATTAGCTGTTGAAGATAGTCTGGATGCTATATTCACTACGCTCAAACAGGCAGCGCTGATCCAGCAGAGTGGAGGTGGTACTGGTTTTAATTTTTCAAAATTACGTCCCCAGGGAGATCTGATTCGTTCTACAGGCGGTACTTCTTCAGGTCCGGTATCCTTCATGAAAATATTTGATGCTTCTACAGAACATATCAAGCAGGGTGGCAAAAGGAGAGGCGCTAATATGGGGATGATTAACATTGATCATCCTGATGTGGAAGCATTCATTCAGGCCAAAACGGATGAAAAAGTATTACGTAATTTCAATCTTTCTGTAGGCATGCGCGATGCCTTTATGAAAGCCGTAGAAGAAGATGACAACTGGGCGCTTATCCACCCGGTTTCGGGAAAGGTGGTGAAGCGTGTTAAAGCTAAGCGAATTTGGCAACTGATTGTACAGTGCGCCTGGCAAAGAGGAGATCCCGGGCTGGTTTTTCTGGATAGCATACAAAGAAGTAATCCGCTTAGTGCTTTGGGTGAAATCAACGCTACAAATCCCTGTGGCGAAATGCCATTGCTGCCTTTTGAATCATGTAATTTAGGCTCTATCAACCTGTCTCGCATGCTTTTCAGGGAAAAGGACCGTGTTTCAATTGACTGGGAGGGTATTGCCCGGGCTGTAGAAATAGCTGTGAGGTTTCTGGATAACGTAATTGATATCAATCATTATTTTATTCCACAGGTGAAAGAGGCGACTTTAGGAAGCCGAAAAGTTGGGTTAGGGGTGATGGGTTGGGCTGAATTTTTAATACAGTTGGGAATTCCCTACCAATCTGTACAGGCATTAGATTTAGGCGCTCGCCTGATGGAATTTATCAATCAGCAAAGTCTGAAAGCATCCGTTAAATTGGCTAAAACAAGAGGCCCCTTCAAACACTGGAGCAAGAGTACATATTTTCACCAGAAAGTTATGGTAAGAAATGCCACCCGTACCAGCATTGCGCCTACAGGCAGCATATCTATCATCGCCCATACTTCTTCCTCTATAGAACCGCTCTTCGCATTGGTTTTTCAACGTGAAAATGTGTTGAATGGGCAAAGGTTGCTGGAGATCAATCCACTCATTATTGAGCAGCTACAACAGCACTATGGGGGTAATATGCCTTTGCTAAACAAGATCAGGCTGAGCGGCAACCTAAGTGAGATAGAAGAAATCCCCGAAGCAACAAAAAAGCTTTTCAGGACTTCGCTGGAGATCCCTTTTCTTTATCATCTTAAGCATCAGCGGGTTTTTCAGAAGCATACTGATAATGCAGTATCTAAGACTATAAATTTACCTCATGAGGCTAAAGTGGAAGATGTTGCTTTGGCATATAAAACGGCCTGGCAAATGGGCCTGAAAGGCATAACAATATACAGATATGGCTCCAGAAAAAATCAGGTATTAACTACGGCAGTAGCTCAGGAAAAGCAGCCACAGTTAGTTGAGCAAAGTTGTAAGGTCTGTATAGATTAG
- the acsA gene encoding acetate--CoA ligase codes for MSKKVTKPQFKKAPLKPNLGDYEKGYRNFSWEQILHELDGLPGGKGMNIAYEAVDRHAQSERIAFRWLRKTGEVQDISYQELYRQTNRFANVLQSLGVGKQDSVFLLTGRIPELYIAALGSWKNTSVFCPLFSAFGPEPLLQRLSKGNAKVLLTTERFYQKKIKALLAQLPALQYVLLVDAEKDINAHVLSLDRHMKKASDQFTIPPTAPEDMTTLHFTSGTTGMPKGAIHVHQAVLTQYITGKYVLDLHPDDIYWCTADPGWVTGTSYGIIAPLTLGVTSIIDEADFDAERWYSILEKQKVSVWYTAPTAIRMLMRLDIKPLEKYDLSHLRLIHSVGEPLNPEAIAWAEKVLGMPIYDNWWQTETGGIMISNFTALPIKPGSMGRPLPGIEAAVVQRVNVQKVKVLKDGEIGELALKPGWPSMFRGYIQEKKRYQKCFVGGWYITGDLAKKDKDGYFWFVGRADDIIKTSGHMVGPFEVESVLMEHPAIAEAAVIGIPAPVIGELVRAYILLKSGTQASEELALEIKGFARQRLGSAVAPKEIEFRDQLPHTRSGKIMRRLLKTQALGLPEGDTSTLEKN; via the coding sequence ATGAGTAAAAAAGTAACCAAGCCTCAATTCAAGAAAGCACCTTTGAAACCTAATCTGGGGGACTATGAAAAAGGTTACCGGAACTTTTCATGGGAGCAGATACTACACGAACTGGATGGCTTGCCAGGAGGGAAAGGGATGAATATTGCCTATGAAGCCGTCGACCGGCATGCGCAATCAGAGCGCATAGCCTTCCGCTGGCTACGCAAGACCGGTGAGGTTCAGGATATCAGCTATCAGGAATTGTACAGACAAACCAATCGCTTTGCCAATGTATTGCAAAGCCTGGGGGTTGGGAAGCAGGACAGCGTCTTTTTGCTCACCGGAAGAATTCCTGAATTATACATAGCTGCACTGGGCAGCTGGAAAAATACCAGTGTGTTTTGTCCCTTGTTTTCTGCCTTTGGCCCGGAACCACTATTGCAGCGGTTGAGCAAAGGAAATGCAAAAGTACTGCTTACTACCGAACGTTTTTATCAGAAGAAAATAAAGGCACTACTAGCTCAGCTTCCGGCTTTGCAATATGTGCTGCTGGTGGATGCTGAAAAAGATATCAATGCCCATGTACTTTCCCTGGACAGGCACATGAAAAAAGCTTCGGATCAATTCACCATTCCTCCTACTGCTCCTGAGGATATGACGACCCTGCACTTTACCAGTGGCACCACCGGTATGCCTAAAGGGGCCATACATGTGCATCAGGCAGTCCTTACCCAATATATTACGGGTAAATATGTGCTGGACCTGCATCCTGACGATATCTACTGGTGTACGGCTGATCCTGGCTGGGTTACTGGTACCTCCTACGGTATCATTGCCCCACTGACGCTGGGGGTTACAAGCATCATTGATGAGGCAGATTTTGATGCTGAACGTTGGTATAGTATTCTTGAAAAGCAGAAGGTCAGCGTATGGTATACAGCGCCTACTGCCATTCGTATGCTGATGCGCCTGGATATCAAACCGCTCGAGAAATATGATTTATCACATTTGCGCTTGATTCATAGTGTAGGAGAGCCACTTAACCCTGAGGCTATTGCCTGGGCTGAAAAAGTCCTGGGTATGCCTATTTATGATAACTGGTGGCAGACGGAGACGGGTGGAATTATGATCTCTAATTTTACTGCTCTTCCAATCAAACCCGGTTCTATGGGGCGTCCTTTGCCCGGCATTGAAGCAGCAGTAGTGCAAAGGGTAAATGTACAGAAAGTAAAAGTCTTGAAGGATGGTGAGATAGGTGAGCTTGCGCTGAAGCCCGGCTGGCCCTCCATGTTCCGAGGATATATTCAAGAAAAAAAACGGTATCAGAAATGTTTTGTGGGAGGGTGGTACATCACCGGCGACCTGGCAAAAAAAGATAAAGATGGATATTTTTGGTTTGTGGGAAGAGCGGATGATATCATCAAAACATCAGGACATATGGTAGGCCCTTTTGAAGTAGAAAGTGTGCTGATGGAGCATCCGGCAATCGCGGAAGCAGCTGTCATTGGCATTCCTGCTCCGGTAATCGGTGAACTGGTTAGGGCTTATATTCTTTTAAAATCAGGCACACAGGCCAGCGAGGAACTGGCGCTGGAAATAAAAGGCTTTGCCCGCCAGAGGCTGGGTTCAGCGGTGGCTCCTAAAGAGATAGAATTCAGAGATCAGCTCCCCCACACCCGCAGTGGGAAAATCATGCGAAGGCTTCTTAAAACCCAGGCTTTAGGGCTTCCCGAAGGAGATACTTCTACCCTGGAAAAAAATTAA